Genomic DNA from Jonesia denitrificans DSM 20603:
TCCCCCGTGTGGTGGGGCACCAAACTGGAACGCATCAAGGAGGAACCCAAACTTCTCTTGCGCTTCTTCCTCACCAATACCCATCACCTGGAAAACACGCTCTTGGACGTCACGCCGGTGAATACGGATGGAACCGCCACCAATCTCATTGCCGTTACACACAATGTCGTAGGCGTATGCCAACGCGTGACCCGGGTCAGTGTCAAACGAGTCAATCCACTCTGGTGTTGGGCTAGTAAAGGCGTGGTGAACAGCGGTCCACTGTGAGGAGCCAAGGTCCACATCGTCATCTTGCCCTGCTGGTTTAAACAACGGTGCGTCAACAACCCACACAAACGCCCACGCATCGTCATCAATGAGTCCGGTTCGTTCACCAATCTCATTACGCGCAGCACCAAGCAAGGATCGTGACTCGTCAGTACGGCCAGCAGCAAAGAAAATGCAGTCACCTGGCGATGCGCCTGTTGCTGCAGCCAACCCGTCACGTTCGGTGTCAGTCAGGTTCTTCGCAACAGGACCGCCTAACGTTCCGTCATCAGCAATGGTGACGTACGCCAAACCCTTTGCTCCGCGTTGACGAGCCCACTCTTGCCATGCATCGAACTGACGGCGCGGCTGTGAAGCCCCCCCAGGCATAACAATCGCACCCACATATTCGGCCTGGAACACCCGGAACGTGGTGTTCGCGAAATAGTCCGTGAGCTCTGAGATTTCCAGGTCAAACCTCAAGTCAGGCTTGTCCGAGCCATACTTACGCATTGCCTCGTGGTAAGTGATTCGAGGAATGGGGGTGGTGAGATCAACACCAATTAATGCCCAAATGTTAGCGAGAAGCTCCTCAGCCAACGCAATAACGTCGTCCTGCTCAACGAAGCTCATCTCAATGTCAAGCTGTGTGAACTCTGGTTGGCGGTCGGCGCGGAAATCCTCATCACGGTAGCACCGTGCGATCTGGTAGTACCGTTCCATTCCAGCGACCATCAGCAGTTGCTTAAACAACTGAGGTGATTGTGGGAGCGCATACCATGAACCTGGGGCTAACCGAGCAGGCACGAGGAAGTCGCGTGCGCCTTCCGGGGTGGACCGGGTCAACGTGGGTGTTTCAATCTCCACGAAGTCGTGAGTGTCAAGGACACGGCGAGCAGCTTGCGACACCTGTGATCGTAGTTTCAACAACTGTGCGGGTCGAGGACGACGCAAATCGAGGTACCGGTGTCGCAACCGAGCCTCTTCACCAATGGTTTCAGTCCCCTCCAACGCTGTTGATACTTGGAACGGAAGGGCGGTGGACTCATTAAGCACCACAACCTGGGAGGCAATCACCTCAATCTCACCGGTCGGGAGGTTCGGGTTGTTGTTGCCTTGCGGACGCTGTTCGACAGTGCCGGTCACTTGGAGGACGTACTCGGCACGCAATGGGTGGGCAACCTCTTCGTCACGGATAACGACCTGTGCGACACCTGACGCATCGCGTAAGTCAATGAATGCTACTCCCCCGTGGTCGCGGCGCCGGTCAACCCAGCCGGTGAGCGTGACCGTGTTCCCCTTGTGAGCGGTTGTGAGTGTTCCAGCGTGATGAGTGCGCAGCACGAGATTGTCCTTCAGTGTGATGGTCGTTAAGTGATGATGTCCATTGTAGGGGCCAGCCCCCTACGGAGCATTGTTATTGTTCGCGTGCAGCAACGGGTTGCGTTGTTGGGTGCAAATCTCCAGCAGGAGGTAACCAGGTGTCCGGGTTAGCTTCATGCTGCTCACCGGTGCGGATATCTTTGACCGTGTGCTGCGGTTGTGCTTGTGTTGGCGGGAACCACACAAAAGGGATGCCACGTTTGTCTGCGTACTTGATTTGTTTACCAAATTTCGCTGCTGAGGGCGCAACGTCAGCAGACACTTTGCGCGCCCGCAGTTGATCAGCCACCACGGTTGAGGCGTGCCGGTCTGCTTCGTCATTGACAGCAACGAGGACAGCGGTCGGTGTTTCCCGCGTAACCTCAACGAGGTTGTGAGCAAACAAACGCGAAACGAGACGGGAGACTCCAATAGATAACCCCACACCGGGGTAGGTGTTTTTGCCATCGCTTGCGAGGGTATCGTAGCGTCCTCCAGAGCAGATAGAACCGAGGTCTTCGTGTCCGTGGAGGACACATTCATAGACCGAACCGGTGTAGTAGTCCAGACCACGGGCGATCTTGAGGTTCGCTTCCACAAGACCAGGGGCACGAACCTGGGCTGCAGCAAGAAGTTCACGCAGTTCGGTGAGCCCTTGATCAAAGAGCGGGTGGTTCACTCCCTCGCGGTGAGCAAGTTCCGAAATTGTGTCAATGACGGTCTCGTCCGAGCCATGAATTGCGGCAAGTTCGAGACACAGATGCGCCTGCTCAGCAGTTGCCCCAGCGTCTGCCACAAGAAGATCAGCAACTTTTCCCGGCCCGATCTTGTCGATCTTGTCGATCGAACGCAAAATTTCCTCAATGTGAGTTAACCCGATCCCGCGGTAAAACCCTTCAGCCAGACGCCGGTTGTTCACGTAAATCGTGAACGGTGGCACCCCATAAGGGGCCAGAGCAAGCAGTGCTCGCGCCATCACGAGTGGAAGTTCCACTTCGTAGTGGTAAGGCAGTTCTCCTTGCCCGACGACGTCAATGTCGGCTTGGTAAAACTCACGGAATCGGCCGTCTTGGGGGCGCTCTCCGCGCCACACCTTTTGGATCTGGTAGCGCTTGAAGGGAAAATTGAGCCGGCCAGAGTGTTCAAGAACGTACCGGGCGAAGGGCACGGTGAGATCAAAGTGCAGTCCAAGAGCCTTGTCAGCCGCAGCCTGTGGGGCATCATCAGCAGCCTGAAGACGTTGGAGCACGTACACCTCTTTGGAGGTTTCTCCTTTCCTCAGTAGTTGCTCTAACGGTTCAACGGCGCGAGTTTCAATACCTGAGAAACCATGAAGCTCGAAAACTTCTTGAATGGTTACCAGCATGTGCTGTTCAATGATCCGCTGTGAGGGAAGCCATTCGGGGAAACCTGAAAGTGGTGTCGGACGTGCCATGATCTTAGTCTACGGCGTGTTTCATCCCCCACAGATTCACGGCACACAAGCTGGACAACAAAACCAAGCACGCACATCGTTGAACTGGTTAAACGCACACATCCGAAGTGTTCGCAGACGCCAAAGGTCTCGATATGACCGTGATTTTTTTCGAGTCAACACCACGGTGAGTACCACATTCTTGCCGCTTTGTCCCTAGACTGGGTGGTGGCGCCCGTGCGCCACCACGTCAGGTCACCGCAGCGAGGACGCTGTTGTGACGGTCGCTGACGAGGAGACACCTCCTCGCCACTACAGCACAAGGAGCAAGCCGATGAGCGACAACACCGAGCAGAACTCTCCCACCACCCAAGAAACACATGAGGGAGAAGCGCCCGCGACGTCCTCTCCCCCGGCCAAACCACGGGTCACTCCTGCTGGGGTTCGACCATCGGCCTTAAAAAAGGTCAGCGCACGCCCACAGGCCTCAGCTGCTCCAGTGCTTGCTCCCTCAGTGCCTGACGATGCGCAAGCACTCGCGCAGGCGCGTGAGTTTGGTCGTGTGGATGACGATGGCACGGTATCTGTTGTGGACGGTGAGGACACCCGTGTGGTGGGACAGATGCCTGACAACACTGCGGAGGAAGCACTCACTTTTTACGCACGCAGGTACGTGGACCTCGTCGCCAAGGTGGCGCTCTTTGAGGCGCGTTTGCACCATGCAGATTTGGGCATCAAAGAAATCGACTCCACAGTTGCCAAACTTGCAGAGGAAACACAGTCTCCGGCGGCTGTCGGGAACCTGGCAGCATTGCGTGACCGTGTTGCTGCGTTGACCTCTGCCGCAGCACAGCGTCGAAGCGAACTCGACGCACAACGGGCTGCCGCGAAGGAAGAAGCGTTGGCGCAGCGAACCGTGATCGTTGAGCGCGCTGAGAAAATCGCTGGTACTGACCCGGCGAAAATCCAGTGGCGTCCAGCAGGCGAAGAACTCCGAACTTTGCTCGAGCAATGGAAGGAAGCGCAGCGTCAAGGCCCGCGTCTCGATAAAGTCCAAGAAGACGCCCTGTGGAAGCGTTTCTCTCACGCGCGCACTGCTTTTGACCGTGAACGACGCCACTACTTCTCCGAACTGGAGAAACTGAACGCAGCCGCAAAAGAGAAAAAAACTGCACTTGTTGCCCGAGCACAGGCACTGTCAACCTCGGAGGACTTCGCGAGCACTGCGGCAGCGTACCGGGACCTCATGACAGAGTGGAAAGCAGCTGGTCGTGCGAACCGTAAGGATGACGACGCATTGTGGGCTCAGTTCCGGGCCGCGCAAGACGCTTTCTTCGCTCGCCGTGACGAAGCAAACGCCGTGCTCAACCAAGAGTTCGAAGCAAACCTTGCGGTCAAAGAAGCTCTCCTTGAGCGTGCGGAGAAGCTTGTCCCGGTCACTGACATCGCCTCTGCCAAGGCCCAACTTCGCACCATCCAGGATGAGTGGGAAGCCGCTGGGAAGGTGCCACGCGCTGATGTTCAGCGCGTTGAGGGTCGCCTACGGGCAGTAGAACGTGCGATTAAGGACGCAGAGCAGGCACAGTGGGATCGTTCGAACCCAGAAACCAAAGCACGTGCTGAAGGTGCACTCGCTCAACTCGAGCAGGGTATTCACCAGCTCGAAGAGGACCTCGCCGCCGCTCAAACCGCCGGCAACAACAAAAAGGTGAAGGAACTCACCGATGCGTTAGCTGCCCGGACAGCGTGGCTGGAACAAATCCGACGCGCTGCCGAGGAAGCATAGGCGCGTATTCGACTCACGGCACATCGTGCTCTGACGTCTGGGGCGGTCGTGAAGGTTTTCCACACTTTCACCGACCGCCCCAGCGCTGTGTTGTGACCACATGGCACACTGGCGGCATGACGACAGTGACCTATCGACGCCTGAAGCAACAACTCAACGCCGCCACTTTGGGTGAGACTTGGTCTCGCTGGCATGACGCGCGCATCTACACTCCAGCCACGGTCGGAGGCGCAGCCTCATGGCAAGAACTCCTCCGTGAGGGGTCACTCATCCCAGTCACAGATCGTCATGCGATCCCGTCGATCATGACCGAATCCGCAGGTACACGAATGCGCATAGCCCACCTCGAACATCGGATCGCGGCAACCGAGGTTGTCTCCCACACCACAGCATTATGGGTCCACTGCGGCGGGCCGCTCCCCCGCGATGCGCACATCACCTACCGCAGACACCAGCCCACACCCACCCAGCGTGCCCGACTTATCCTCCATCAAGCCACCCTGCTCACCCCAGACCTCACCACGTGCGCGGGTCACCAACTCACAACGCTGGCCCGCACCCTAGTAGACTGTCTCACGATGAACGACCCCCCGCAGGATTTGCTCCAGGATGCGTTCATCCGCGGACATTTCACCACTCAGCACGTTGTTGAGGCACGGCAACGACTGCACAGCACCTACCGACAACGCCGTCAGGCAGCCGCTCTCGCTGCTCTAGACACGTTGAGCAGCCTCATCATCTCCCCTGCTACGCACCTTTAATGCGATAGACGTCAAAGACACCATCGATGCGTCGCACAGCATTCAAGACTGTAGTCAAGTGAGCTGGTTCCGCCATTTCAAAGGTGAACTTCGAAATCGCTACGCGGTCGGTCGAGGTGGTCACTGACGCTGACAAAATATTCACGTGTGAATCTGACAGTACGCGGGTGACATCCGACAGGAGCCGGGGACGATCGAGAGCTTCCACTTGGATCTGCACCAGGAACATGGCGTTGGACCCAGTTGTCCACTCCACATCAACAATGCGCTCAGGCTGCTCACGCAACTGCTCCACATTGTGACAATCCACCTGGTGAACGGACACCCCTTGCCCACGGGTGACGAAACCGATGATGTCGTCACCGGGAACAGGAGTACAGCACTTTGCAAGTTTGACCCAGATATCGTCGGTGCCTTTGACCACAACACCAGGGTCCCCCTGCCTGCGTGACCGTGACACCTTTGAGGGACGTGCGACCTCAGCAAGGTCTTCCTCATTCGCTTGAGAACCACCCAACGCTGCCACAAGTTTTTGCACAACATTCGCAGCAGAAATCTGCCCCTCACCCACTGCAGCATAGAGAGCAGACACATCGGGGTAGCGCATGTCATGTGCCGTGGCAAGAACAGACTCATGCGATAGCAACCGCTGGAACGGCAAATTCTGTTTCCGTAATGCTTTGGCGATTTGGTCCTTACCATGTTCGATCGCTTCATCACGGCGTTCTTTTTGGAACCATTGCCTAATCTTGTTCCGTGCACGAGCTGACTTGACAAAAGCCATCCAGTCCTGAGACGGACCAGCTGTTTGTGCTTTTGACGTCAAAATGTCAACGGTGTCGCCCGTTTCAAGCTGTGAGTCCAAGGGCACAAGGCGACCATTGACCCTTGCCCCCATTGTTCGGTGCCCCACCTCTGTGTGCACAGAGTAAGCGAAGTCCACCGGAGTAGCACCCTGCGGTAGAGCAACAACGTCACCTTTGGGTGTAAAGACATACACCTCACGAGAACCAATTTCGAAACGCAACGAATCAAGGAACTCTGAGGGATCAGCGGTTTCCCGTTGCCAGTCAACAAGTTGACGCAACCACGCCATATCAGAAGAGCCACCCCCAGCAGGAGCCTTAGCACCTTCCTTATACTTCCAGTGCGCCGCCACACCATACTCTGCCCGACGGTGCATGTCATGGGTGCGGATCTGAATCTCAACAGGTTTGCCGCCTGGACCGATCACCGTGGTGTGGAGTGACTGGTACATGTTGAACTTCGGCATGGCGATGTAGTCTTTGAACCGCCCAGGAACCGGGTTCCATCGTGCGTGCAATGCACCTAATGCGGCGTAACAATCCCGGACTGTGTCAACCAACACTCGGGTCCCGACCAGGTCGTAAATGTCTTGGAAGTCATGCCCTCGGACGATCATTTTTTGGTAGATCGAATAATAGTGTTTGGGGCGTCCCGTCACCGTTGCTTTAATGCGTGCTGCACGCAAATCGTGATTGATGTGCTCCCGCACAACATTGAGGTATTCCTCACGAGCAGGAGCCCGCTCGGCAACAAGGTGGACAATCTCTTCATACACCTTTGGGTACAACGTTTGGAAGGACAGGTCCTCTAGTTCCCACTTAATGGTGTTCATTCCCAAACGGTGCGCAAGGGGAGCGTAAATCTCTAAGGTTTCTCGCGCCTTCTTCGCCGCGGACTGCGAGGGGACAAACTTCCATGTGCGGGCATTGTGGAGGCGATCCGCCAGCTTGATCATCAGGACACGAATGTCCTTCGCCATCGCCACAACCATTTTGCGCACAGTCTCAGACTGGGCTGCGTCACCGTACTGGACTTTGTCGAGTTTGGTGACCCCGTCAACGAGCAAAGCGATTTCTTCCCCATATTCACTGGTCAGTTGCGCCAACGAATAGGGGGTGTCTTCCACTGTGTCATGAAGTAAAGCAGCAGCCAACGTTGATGCGGTCATGCCCAATTCGGCGAGAATCGTCGCAACTGCAACCGGGTGAGTAATGTATGGGTCACCACTTTTACGCATCTGCCCGCGGTGCGCTTTTTCCGCAGTCGCGTAGGCACGTTCAATGATAGAAACGTCTGCCTTCGGGTGATTATTGCGTAACGCGCTAATGAGTGGTTCGAGCGCGGGAGTCCCCGTGGTGTGCCGGGTACCGAAGCGCCCAAACCGTGACCGCACCCGGCCGGCACTTGATACCACCATTGCGTCTCGTTCAGGTTCCGCAGCCGATGCCACTGAACGAATATCGCTCGGTTTGGCAATGGCTGGCTTCGCTGATGCGACGATGCCCTCTGACACAGCGTCCGAGTGAGCAGCTTCCTCACCGGTGTGTGAACTCTCGTGAGGGCTCACCTGCGTGTTGTTGATTTCAGCAGACATAACGGTGACCTCCCTCGCGGACAGTTGAACGATTCAACCGCTCGGAACGCGCGTACACGTTCCTGAGATCACCATTGTAGTTCTACAGGTCAAACACCGCTGACACCGGGCGACCAGCGAGCCGCTCACGCCCGGACAACCCGGCAAGTTCAAGGAGGAAAACGAGGTGATGGACCCGTCCGCCACACTGCTCAATCAACGTGGCGCCTGCCGCCGCTGTTCCTCCAGTGGCGAGCACATCGTCAAGGATAACGACCCGCGCACCGGTTGGAATTGTGTCCTGGCGCAACTCAATAGTCGCTGTCCCATACTCAAGGTCGTACGTGTACCGGTGCACAGGGGGCGGAAGTTTGCCTGCTTTCCGGATAGGCACAAAACCAATACCCATGTGATGAGCTAGCGCGGCACCGAAGATAAATCCGCGTGCCTCAAGTCCAGCAATCACGTCTGTATCCGCTGGAACGAGATCCGCTAGTCGGTGCACAGCTGCTGCAAACGCTCCGGGATCTGACAACAGTGGAGTGATATCACGGAAGGTGATACCTGGGCTCGGATAGTCAGGGAGGTCACGGATAAATGACCGGAGATCGACTTGTGCCTGTGGTGCCTGCGACGACATCAGCGTTTCCGTTTCTTTGGTTGCGCACGGTTAGCCAATCGGACACCTGGCACAATGTTCTTCTCGTCAGCCCCCTGCGTCAGTGACACACCCACAACTTGAGAGGGGTCCGCCCCTGTTGCTCGTGCTTCACGGACCGCTGCGACCTGTTCGTTGTGCTCACGGATAGCGGGTTCGCGTTCGCGCAAAGCAACTTGGATGGGTGTCGCCAAAAAGATCGACGAATACGTTCCAATTCCCATACCCACAAACAATGCTAGGGAAATATCACGCAAAGTACCTGCACCCAGCAGGAACGCTCCGATAAACAAGATCGAGGCAACTGGCAGTAGCGCAACCACGGACGTGTTGATTGACCGCACCATTGTTTGGTTCACCGCAAGATTTGCTCGCTCAGCGTAGGTCGCCAGGTATTGCCCATTGAGGTTGTCTGTATTCTCACGGACCTTGTCGAAGACCACCACGGTGTCATAAATGGAGTAGGCAAGGATCGTCAGCAGGCCAATGATCGTTGCCGGTGATACTTCCCATCCCACCAGTGCGTACACGCCAAGGGTAATGATCAGGTCGTGGAAGAGCGCAAGAATCGTGGCAGCAGCTGACCGCCATGCACGGAAGTATAGGGACATCACCAGCATAACCAACACCAAAAACACTGCGATTCCGGTGAATGCCTTGGTGGACACATCTTGGCCCCACGTCGGCCCGACATACGAACTCGCCACATCGTCTGCGGTCACTCCATAGGCGTCCGCAAGAGCTTGACGAACCTCTTGAACCTCAATGTCTGTCAGCTCACTCGTTTGGACGCGGAGAGCGTTTGTCCCCACGTTCGCGACGCGTGCGACTTCGGATGGTGACACTGAAGTCACAGCGTCAACTGCTGACGTTTGGTCGCTCGTGTCAACATTCGTCAAGGTGAACTGTGAACCACCACGGAATTCGATACCGAGGTTGAGCCCACGAATCCCAAGGATTGCGACAGAGATCAAGATGGTTGCCAACGCGAGGAGGAAGAACGTACGCCGTTTGCCAACGACGTCATAGGAACGCGCCCCGGTGTAGAGGTCGTTACCCCATTGGGAAAATCTGCGTGCCATGGTTCACTCACCGTCCTTGCGTGTTGTGCTCTGGGAGCTCACCTGTTCAGTTTGTTCCTTGCTGCGCTGAGCGGCTTTCCGTTGTGCGATGGTCATGCGGGTCCCGTCGTCGTTGAACATCGGGGTACTTTGCGCGGTGGCGACTTTACCCCGGCCAACATATCGAGGACGGTCCACCCCCAGCGATTCGGGGTTAAACCCAGAGAGTTTGTGTCCGTTCCTGAAGAATCGGGTACGTGCAAGTAGTTGGAGTACGGGGTGAGTGAAGAAGAAGACGACGATCAGGTCAATCAACGTGGTGAGTCCGAGTGTGAATGCGAAGCCTCGCACTCCACCTACAGCGAGGAAGTAGAGCACAACGGCTGCAATAAAGTTCACAGCATCAGAGGCAATGATGGTTCGTTTCGCACGGTCCCACCCCACCTCAATGGCTCCATCGAGGCTGCGCCCTTCACGGAGCTCATCGCGGATACGTTCGAAGTACACGATGAATGAGTCAGCGGTAATACCGATCGCGACGATGATTCCGGCAACACCCGCAAGAGAGAGTCGGTACCCTTGCACCCACGACAGTAACGCCAAGGCGAGATACGTAGCGACAGCTGCGATCACCAGTGATGCAATTGTCAGCGTACCCAGCACACGGTATTGAACCAGCGAGTACACGCCCACGAGGATGAGACCGATCAACCCGGCGAGGATACCTTTTTGTAGTTGTTCGCTCCCGAGGGTGGCCGAGATTGTCTCCTCGCTCTGCACCTCAAAAGTTAAGGGAAGTGCTCCGAAACTCAACTGGTTTGCGAGCTTATTTGCACTCTCGTTGGTGAAAGTCCCTTCAATGAATGCCTCACCTGTGCGGAAAACCTCAGTCACGCCCGGTGATGACAGGACAAGATTGTCAAGAACAATGGCGAACATGTTTGGCGCCGAGGAAGTCGGTGCGTAGATCCATTGTTCGTATTCAGGTAGCTGGGACAGGCGGCTCGTCACTGTTTCGAAGTCTCGTGTCCCTTGACTGTTGAACGCGATGTTGACGATCCAGTCATTCGTCATTGCACCACCCTGCAACTGCTTCAGACCCGAGCTTGCTTGAGCGATGTCATTCCCAGAAATTTCCATGGGGCCAAGGATGTACTTGGTGTCGCCCTCTTCAGAGCACGTCACTAGGACAGCATTAGGGTCAGCGACTCCCCCACCACCAGTCAAGCTATCAGGGGATGTACAGTCCAGAGCGTAAAACTCCTCAACGACATCACGCGTGATCTGAGCGAGGTCGCTAGGATTTTCTGCTTCTGCTGCCTCGGCGTCATCCGAAATGAGTTCGTCAAGGGGGCCACCGACTGGTTCTGCTGATTCAGCAGCCGGATCCTGCTGCGCATCGGCCGTTGGTTCCTGCGCATCGCTAGCATCGTCTGTGTCATTGGTTGTCTCCCCGTCCGCTGGAGTTTCCACCTCAATTGGTGCGGGATCTCCCATGTACAGCACAGGGCGGAACTGCATTTGCGCCGACTCACGGACCAGCGCGAGGGTTTCTTCACTGGGGTTGCCGGGAAGCGCGACGACAATGTTACGCCCACCCTGACTTGTGATCTCGGCTTCTGCAACACCAGAAGAGTCGACGCGTTGGCGAATAATCGCGATTGCTTGGCTGATGTCCTCAGCTGAGACAGCCTCGTTGTTCGCGGTCACCGCTTGCAAGATGATTTGGGTGCCCCCCTCAAGATCAAGGGCAAGTTTCGGTGTCCACTGGGCTTCACTGGATGTGGTCACACCAGCGAACAGTGCTCCCGCTCCTGCGGCAAGGATGACAAGCAAGGTGATAAGCGGCCGCCAAGGGGCTCGTCCGCGCGTGTTGGTACTCGCCAACGGTCTGACTCTTCTCGTGACAGGGCACCGTCAGGTGCCTGGGTGGTTAGGCGTTACTTTGTGTCCTCGTCGCGGCGGGTCGTGTCCTCGCCAGGCTTCGTAATGAGGCCGGAGACATCATCAGGCACAACAAATCCTGCTTGTTCTTGTCCGTCAGTCTCTGAGTGTGTTTCGGTGTCCATAGCGGTAGATACTGAGTCGTACGGCTTAGAAATCGCGGCCTTCACCCACTGGGTTCGGGAACCTGGCTCCGACTCAAGAGTGACCAGATCATCACCGATCTCCACGATGGTTCCGACATAGCCTGACGCTGTCATGACACGTTGGCCCGGTGCCATGGAATCACGGAAACTCATCATTTCCTTTTGGCGTTTGCGTGTTCCACGTGTCATGAAGAACATCATCGCCACCATGACGACCAAGAGAATTATCAGCGGGTCCATAATTTTGCCTCACGTGTGTTGGGTCCTTAGGGAGTCTAGGCGCTTGGGCACCTTTTCTCCTAACGCTTGGGGCTGGAGATAAGTGCCCACCTAGGGGAAAAGAGTTGTGTTGTCCTGCGGAGGAGTGAGCCCCAGGTGCTGCCAGGTGGCTGGTGTGGCGATGCGTCCGCGCGGGGTCCGCCCCATCAGTCCTTCACGCACCAGGAATGGTTCAGCCACTGTTTCCACTGTCTCTGGTTCCTCTCCCACCGTCACAGCGAGTGTGGACAAACCCACCGGGCCTCCACCGAATCGAGTACACAATGCGGTGAGGACAGCCCGGTCGAGACGGTCAAGACCAAGCGCATCAACTTCATAAACTGTCAGTGCGGCTTGGGCCGCTGACAAGTCAAGGACACCCGTTCCTTTGACTTGCGCCCAGTCACGCACCCGCCGCAGCAGCCTGTTGGCGATGCGTGGCGTACCCCGCGAGCGCGTGGCGATTTCTTGGGCGGCTTGTGGTGAGAGTTCGACTCCGAGGAGGTGTGCTGATCGGTGGACTACTCGTTCGAGGTCGGTGGCGTCGTAGAAGTCGAGGTGACCGGTGAATCCGAATCTGTCTCGTAGTGGTGCGGGCAGGAGTCCGGCTCGGGTTGTGGCACCGACGGCTGTGAATCGTGGCAGGGAGAGTGGGATTGCTGAGGCGCCTGCGCCTTTTCCGACGACGACGTCGACGCGGAAGTCTTCCATGGCGACGTAGAGGAGTTCTTCGGCTGGTCGTGCGAGTCGGTGGATTTCGTCGATGAAGAGGACTTCACCTTCATCGAGTGAGGATAGGACTGCTGCGAGGTCGCCGGCGTGTTGGATTGCTGGGCCTGATGTGACTCGGAGTGAGACTCCTAGTTCTGCGGCGATGATCATGGCGAGTGTTGTTTTTCCGAGTCCTGGGGGGCCGGAGAGCAGGACGTGGTCGGGGGATGCGCCTCGGCCTTTTGCGGCGTCGAGGACGAGTTTGAGTTGTTCTCGTACGATGGGTTGGCCAACGAATTCGGTGAGGGTGCGTGGGCGCAGTGCTGCTTCGGCTGCTCGTTCGAGGTCGTCGGCTCCGTTGGATACGAGTCGTTGGCTGTCGAGGTCGATGTCGTCGCGGGGGTGGTCGGTGTCAGGCACGTGGTCCTCCGAGGATTTTTAGTGCTGCGCGGAGGGTTGCTGGTACTTGGGCGGGTGTGATGATTGGTTGTCCGGTGTCGGCGCGTACTTGGTCGACTGCGTTTTCTGCTTGTTTGGTGTTCCATCCCAGTGACATTAGGGCGTCGATGACTTGTTCTGAGGCGTCGTGTTCAGTGGGTGTTGTGGGGGTTTGGGTTGTTTCTGACTGTGGTGGGGTCATTCGGTTGGATAGTTCGAGTACGATGCGTTGTGCGACTTTGGGGCCGATTCCTGGGACTTTGGTGAGTGCTTTGATGTCTGCGTGGACGACGGCGGTGCGTAGTGCTTGGGCTGGGTGGATGGCGAGCATTGCGAGTGCTAGGCGGGGGCCTACTCCGGAGACTGTTTGTACTGTTTCGAAGACGTCTCGTTCGTCGAAATCCGTGAACCCGAAGAGTGTCATTGAGTCTTCCCG
This window encodes:
- a CDS encoding adenine phosphoribosyltransferase, which encodes MSSQAPQAQVDLRSFIRDLPDYPSPGITFRDITPLLSDPGAFAAAVHRLADLVPADTDVIAGLEARGFIFGAALAHHMGIGFVPIRKAGKLPPPVHRYTYDLEYGTATIELRQDTIPTGARVVILDDVLATGGTAAAGATLIEQCGGRVHHLVFLLELAGLSGRERLAGRPVSAVFDL
- the ruvB gene encoding Holliday junction branch migration DNA helicase RuvB, yielding MPDTDHPRDDIDLDSQRLVSNGADDLERAAEAALRPRTLTEFVGQPIVREQLKLVLDAAKGRGASPDHVLLSGPPGLGKTTLAMIIAAELGVSLRVTSGPAIQHAGDLAAVLSSLDEGEVLFIDEIHRLARPAEELLYVAMEDFRVDVVVGKGAGASAIPLSLPRFTAVGATTRAGLLPAPLRDRFGFTGHLDFYDATDLERVVHRSAHLLGVELSPQAAQEIATRSRGTPRIANRLLRRVRDWAQVKGTGVLDLSAAQAALTVYEVDALGLDRLDRAVLTALCTRFGGGPVGLSTLAVTVGEEPETVETVAEPFLVREGLMGRTPRGRIATPATWQHLGLTPPQDNTTLFP
- the yajC gene encoding preprotein translocase subunit YajC: MDPLIILLVVMVAMMFFMTRGTRKRQKEMMSFRDSMAPGQRVMTASGYVGTIVEIGDDLVTLESEPGSRTQWVKAAISKPYDSVSTAMDTETHSETDGQEQAGFVVPDDVSGLITKPGEDTTRRDEDTK
- the secF gene encoding protein translocase subunit SecF, which codes for MARRFSQWGNDLYTGARSYDVVGKRRTFFLLALATILISVAILGIRGLNLGIEFRGGSQFTLTNVDTSDQTSAVDAVTSVSPSEVARVANVGTNALRVQTSELTDIEVQEVRQALADAYGVTADDVASSYVGPTWGQDVSTKAFTGIAVFLVLVMLVMSLYFRAWRSAAATILALFHDLIITLGVYALVGWEVSPATIIGLLTILAYSIYDTVVVFDKVRENTDNLNGQYLATYAERANLAVNQTMVRSINTSVVALLPVASILFIGAFLLGAGTLRDISLALFVGMGIGTYSSIFLATPIQVALREREPAIREHNEQVAAVREARATGADPSQVVGVSLTQGADEKNIVPGVRLANRAQPKKRKR
- the ruvA gene encoding Holliday junction branch migration protein RuvA, which encodes MIAQLTGIVQKIRLDSAILTVHGVGYLVYATPATLATLREGQDATLWTSLVVREDSMTLFGFTDFDERDVFETVQTVSGVGPRLALAMLAIHPAQALRTAVVHADIKALTKVPGIGPKVAQRIVLELSNRMTPPQSETTQTPTTPTEHDASEQVIDALMSLGWNTKQAENAVDQVRADTGQPIITPAQVPATLRAALKILGGPRA
- the secD gene encoding protein translocase subunit SecD, with translation MASTNTRGRAPWRPLITLLVILAAGAGALFAGVTTSSEAQWTPKLALDLEGGTQIILQAVTANNEAVSAEDISQAIAIIRQRVDSSGVAEAEITSQGGRNIVVALPGNPSEETLALVRESAQMQFRPVLYMGDPAPIEVETPADGETTNDTDDASDAQEPTADAQQDPAAESAEPVGGPLDELISDDAEAAEAENPSDLAQITRDVVEEFYALDCTSPDSLTGGGGVADPNAVLVTCSEEGDTKYILGPMEISGNDIAQASSGLKQLQGGAMTNDWIVNIAFNSQGTRDFETVTSRLSQLPEYEQWIYAPTSSAPNMFAIVLDNLVLSSPGVTEVFRTGEAFIEGTFTNESANKLANQLSFGALPLTFEVQSEETISATLGSEQLQKGILAGLIGLILVGVYSLVQYRVLGTLTIASLVIAAVATYLALALLSWVQGYRLSLAGVAGIIVAIGITADSFIVYFERIRDELREGRSLDGAIEVGWDRAKRTIIASDAVNFIAAVVLYFLAVGGVRGFAFTLGLTTLIDLIVVFFFTHPVLQLLARTRFFRNGHKLSGFNPESLGVDRPRYVGRGKVATAQSTPMFNDDGTRMTIAQRKAAQRSKEQTEQVSSQSTTRKDGE